The Helianthus annuus cultivar XRQ/B chromosome 16, HanXRQr2.0-SUNRISE, whole genome shotgun sequence genome includes a window with the following:
- the LOC110882593 gene encoding uncharacterized protein LOC110882593 isoform X1 — protein sequence MFPIAMMLPTGATVVHRSSLPATLCFASRVDANQLRDQLEQIQSEALNTRAKANKARQRLLRLSETAEKLKRRAAVSVQAGKENEARDMLFQKKKVMQALDNTKSRIELLDELAAKLIEAISLKERQLVTTVSSDLEIEKEDDESPVRVMSPSSENSEKDSLNMNDNQEPQERTNELSTEHETDDLEGFLEDHGIDKNDDLISSLTGLTSFVDFLDRVDEQLNKVEAEVFTVMKFSNLILESEERPTNPKVQQLMEILDAVQRIRKRIKEIKQIKALKTVNLTNPSDPPVSLDLFMMVNSAEHLTYVCFQNCCHGAYRSRDEIRL from the exons ATGTTTCCGATTGCGATGATGCTACCCACCGGAGCAACGGTGGTTCACCGGAGTTCCCTACCGGCGACACTGTGCTTCGCTTCACGAGTCGACGCCAATCAGTTGCGCGATCAACTCGAACAGATTCAGTCTGAGGCATTAAACACTCGAGCTAAAG CTAATAAAGCAAGACAGAGGTTATTGAGGTTATCCGAAACAGCAGAGAAGCTTAAAAGGCGAGCAGCCGTTAGTGTTCAAGCCGGGAAAGAAAACGAGGCTCGAGATATGTTATTTCAAAAGAAGAAGGTTATGCAAGCTTTAGATAATACGAAGAGTCGAATCGAGTTGCTTGATGAGCTAGCAGCAAAGCTTATTGAG GCAATATCTCTTAAAGAAAGACAGCTTGTTACGACAGTTTCTTCAGATCTTGAAATCgaaaaagaagatgatgaatctCCGGTTAGGGTTATGTCTCCGTCTTCCGAAAATTCAGAAAAAGATTCTCTGAATATGAATGATAATCAGGAACCGCAAGAAAGAACCAATGAGTTGTCCACAGAACACGAAACAGACGATCTTGAAGGATTTTTGGAAGACCATGGCATTGACAAAAACGATGATCTAATAAGTAGTTTGACCGGCTTGACgtcttttgttgactttttagacCGTGTTGATGAACAGTTAAACAAAGTTGAAGCTGAAGTCTTCACGGTTATGAAATTTTCGAACTTGATATTGGAGAGTGAAGAAAGACCGACAAATCCGAAGGTGCAACAATTGATGGAAATTCTTGATGCTGTTCAGCGCATTAGAAAAAG aatTAAGGAGATCAAACAAATAAAAGCGTTAAAGACGGTCAACTTGACCAACCCTTCCGACCCACCAGTTTCGCTAGACCTTTTCATGATGGTGAATTCTGCTGAACATTTGACTTATGTATGCTTTCAGAATTGCTGTCATGGTGCATACAGAAGCAGAGATGAGATAAGGTTGTGA
- the LOC110882593 gene encoding uncharacterized protein LOC110882593 isoform X2 translates to MPLPMNLFISANKARQRLLRLSETAEKLKRRAAVSVQAGKENEARDMLFQKKKVMQALDNTKSRIELLDELAAKLIEAISLKERQLVTTVSSDLEIEKEDDESPVRVMSPSSENSEKDSLNMNDNQEPQERTNELSTEHETDDLEGFLEDHGIDKNDDLISSLTGLTSFVDFLDRVDEQLNKVEAEVFTVMKFSNLILESEERPTNPKVQQLMEILDAVQRIRKRIKEIKQIKALKTVNLTNPSDPPVSLDLFMMVNSAEHLTYVCFQNCCHGAYRSRDEIRL, encoded by the exons ATGCCATTACCGATGAATCTGTTTATCTCAGCTAATAAAGCAAGACAGAGGTTATTGAGGTTATCCGAAACAGCAGAGAAGCTTAAAAGGCGAGCAGCCGTTAGTGTTCAAGCCGGGAAAGAAAACGAGGCTCGAGATATGTTATTTCAAAAGAAGAAGGTTATGCAAGCTTTAGATAATACGAAGAGTCGAATCGAGTTGCTTGATGAGCTAGCAGCAAAGCTTATTGAG GCAATATCTCTTAAAGAAAGACAGCTTGTTACGACAGTTTCTTCAGATCTTGAAATCgaaaaagaagatgatgaatctCCGGTTAGGGTTATGTCTCCGTCTTCCGAAAATTCAGAAAAAGATTCTCTGAATATGAATGATAATCAGGAACCGCAAGAAAGAACCAATGAGTTGTCCACAGAACACGAAACAGACGATCTTGAAGGATTTTTGGAAGACCATGGCATTGACAAAAACGATGATCTAATAAGTAGTTTGACCGGCTTGACgtcttttgttgactttttagacCGTGTTGATGAACAGTTAAACAAAGTTGAAGCTGAAGTCTTCACGGTTATGAAATTTTCGAACTTGATATTGGAGAGTGAAGAAAGACCGACAAATCCGAAGGTGCAACAATTGATGGAAATTCTTGATGCTGTTCAGCGCATTAGAAAAAG aatTAAGGAGATCAAACAAATAAAAGCGTTAAAGACGGTCAACTTGACCAACCCTTCCGACCCACCAGTTTCGCTAGACCTTTTCATGATGGTGAATTCTGCTGAACATTTGACTTATGTATGCTTTCAGAATTGCTGTCATGGTGCATACAGAAGCAGAGATGAGATAAGGTTGTGA
- the LOC110882593 gene encoding uncharacterized protein LOC110882593 isoform X3 codes for MFPIAMMLPTGATVVHRSSLPATLCFASRVDANQLRDQLEQIQSEALNTRAKANKARQRLLRLSETAEKLKRRAAVSVQAGKENEARDMLFQKKKVMQALDNTKSRIELLDELAAKLIEAISLKERQLVTTVSSDLEIEKEDDESPVRVMSPSSENSEKDSLNMNDNQEPQERTNELSTEHETDDLEGFLEDHGIDKNDDLISSLTGLTSFVDFLDRVDEQLNKVEAEVFTVMKFSNLILESEERPTNPKVQQLMEILDAVQRIRKRIAVMVHTEAEMR; via the exons ATGTTTCCGATTGCGATGATGCTACCCACCGGAGCAACGGTGGTTCACCGGAGTTCCCTACCGGCGACACTGTGCTTCGCTTCACGAGTCGACGCCAATCAGTTGCGCGATCAACTCGAACAGATTCAGTCTGAGGCATTAAACACTCGAGCTAAAG CTAATAAAGCAAGACAGAGGTTATTGAGGTTATCCGAAACAGCAGAGAAGCTTAAAAGGCGAGCAGCCGTTAGTGTTCAAGCCGGGAAAGAAAACGAGGCTCGAGATATGTTATTTCAAAAGAAGAAGGTTATGCAAGCTTTAGATAATACGAAGAGTCGAATCGAGTTGCTTGATGAGCTAGCAGCAAAGCTTATTGAG GCAATATCTCTTAAAGAAAGACAGCTTGTTACGACAGTTTCTTCAGATCTTGAAATCgaaaaagaagatgatgaatctCCGGTTAGGGTTATGTCTCCGTCTTCCGAAAATTCAGAAAAAGATTCTCTGAATATGAATGATAATCAGGAACCGCAAGAAAGAACCAATGAGTTGTCCACAGAACACGAAACAGACGATCTTGAAGGATTTTTGGAAGACCATGGCATTGACAAAAACGATGATCTAATAAGTAGTTTGACCGGCTTGACgtcttttgttgactttttagacCGTGTTGATGAACAGTTAAACAAAGTTGAAGCTGAAGTCTTCACGGTTATGAAATTTTCGAACTTGATATTGGAGAGTGAAGAAAGACCGACAAATCCGAAGGTGCAACAATTGATGGAAATTCTTGATGCTGTTCAGCGCATTAGAAAAAG AATTGCTGTCATGGTGCATACAGAAGCAGAGATGAGATAA